Proteins from one Desertifilum tharense IPPAS B-1220 genomic window:
- a CDS encoding ATP-binding protein, protein MAPNPHDIVPAHLAVQAMRDNGYKNAAYAIAELMDNSIQAGATQVELLCAEKKELVNSRQRSRIHQVAVLDNGCGMDASVLRMALQFGNGTHLNEEDDRRGIGRFGMGLPSSSISQCQRVEVWSWQEDLENALYSYLDLNEIRQKQMTEVPEPQPKPVPTLWQRVGNSFENSGTLVVWSNIDRCIWKTSSSIIDNSELLIGRMYRKFLDNNEVEIRMLAFDVDALIPIGNERKALPNDPSYLMARTSCPAPFDKTPMFQPWEGQDKYEATVTIDFRGKPHEVKVRYSVAKEEARLIGKPGVNPGDLPYGKHAAKNIGISLMRAGRELELDQELVIKYDPTERWWGVEIDFPPSLDDLFGVTNNKQTARNFTEIAKLDIETLLQNGKTINQLKEELKEDEDPKGPLLDLVYKVDNQLKIIRRWVKAQTKDTRSSQKRYQDHIPEKVATAITTERKQEGHQGGSDKDELLPREQRQEFIEKTLVEQGVAETTAKELAATTVDDGLKYTFAEADLETAAFFSVKPRGGAIIVTLNTSHPAYKNLVEVLEEEVEGVDVETLRDRLTNSLEGLKLLLMAWARYEDEQPDGKRKQAAQDARVDWGRIARRFLEREE, encoded by the coding sequence ATGGCACCTAATCCCCATGATATCGTTCCTGCCCATCTTGCAGTTCAGGCAATGCGTGATAATGGATACAAAAATGCCGCCTATGCGATCGCCGAACTGATGGATAATTCGATCCAGGCAGGTGCCACTCAGGTTGAATTACTCTGTGCTGAGAAGAAAGAGTTAGTAAATTCCAGACAGCGATCGCGCATTCATCAAGTTGCTGTTTTAGATAATGGTTGTGGAATGGATGCCAGCGTGTTGCGGATGGCGTTGCAATTTGGGAATGGCACTCACTTGAATGAAGAAGACGACCGCAGAGGGATTGGTCGCTTCGGTATGGGGCTACCATCTTCTTCTATTTCTCAATGCCAGCGCGTTGAAGTTTGGTCTTGGCAAGAAGACCTAGAAAATGCTCTCTATAGTTATCTCGATCTCAACGAGATTCGCCAAAAGCAGATGACTGAGGTGCCTGAACCGCAACCCAAACCAGTACCCACCCTTTGGCAAAGAGTAGGTAACTCTTTTGAGAACAGCGGAACCCTGGTTGTTTGGTCAAATATCGATCGTTGCATCTGGAAAACAAGTAGCTCTATTATTGATAATTCTGAACTCCTTATTGGCAGAATGTATCGGAAATTTTTGGATAACAACGAAGTAGAAATTCGGATGCTTGCCTTTGATGTAGACGCTCTAATTCCTATCGGTAATGAACGAAAAGCTCTACCAAATGATCCCAGTTATCTAATGGCAAGAACGTCTTGCCCTGCACCCTTTGATAAAACTCCTATGTTTCAACCGTGGGAAGGACAAGATAAGTATGAGGCAACCGTTACGATTGATTTTAGAGGGAAGCCTCATGAAGTCAAAGTGCGCTACTCTGTCGCTAAAGAAGAAGCTAGATTAATTGGTAAACCTGGGGTTAATCCAGGCGACTTGCCATACGGCAAACACGCAGCTAAAAATATTGGTATTTCGCTAATGCGAGCAGGTCGAGAATTAGAACTCGATCAAGAATTAGTGATTAAATATGACCCAACTGAGCGCTGGTGGGGAGTTGAAATTGACTTTCCTCCATCTCTAGACGATTTGTTTGGCGTGACTAACAATAAACAAACAGCTCGTAACTTTACTGAAATTGCTAAGTTAGATATTGAAACTCTTCTCCAGAATGGTAAGACCATCAACCAACTTAAGGAGGAACTCAAAGAAGATGAAGATCCAAAAGGTCCTCTACTCGATCTTGTATACAAAGTAGATAATCAACTTAAAATTATTCGCCGTTGGGTAAAAGCACAGACAAAAGACACTCGCAGTAGCCAAAAGCGTTATCAAGATCACATTCCTGAGAAAGTAGCCACTGCGATCACAACAGAGCGCAAACAAGAAGGACATCAAGGCGGAAGCGATAAAGACGAATTATTACCTAGAGAGCAGCGTCAGGAATTTATTGAGAAAACTTTGGTTGAGCAGGGTGTAGCTGAAACTACAGCTAAAGAACTTGCAGCAACGACTGTCGATGACGGACTCAAGTACACCTTTGCTGAAGCTGACTTAGAAACTGCTGCCTTCTTTTCTGTCAAACCAAGAGGTGGTGCCATTATTGTCACCCTCAATACTAGCCATCCAGCCTATAAAAATTTGGTCGAGGTCTTGGAAGAAGAAGTAGAAGGAGTTGATGTAGAAACTTTGCGCGATCGCCTGACCAACTCTCTAGAAGGCTTAAAATTACTCCTAATGGCATGGGCGCGATATGAAGATGAACAGCCTGATGGCAAAAGAAAACAAGCTGCTCAAGATGCGCGAGTAGACTGGGGACGCATTGCTCGACGATTTCTAGAGCGTGAAGAATAA
- a CDS encoding DEAD/DEAH box helicase → MLSKDTRSHLFELLRPKEAEILALILDAPDHRDVYQALKEVKIRRGSDRERALFDFFELNVPQPEVAIEVPSAELTTPQYSLFAHQRRAAQQVKKYLAQEPHRVLLHMPTGAGKTRTAMNIIADHLRSHEPTVVVWLAYSEELCEQAVAEFQRAWGYLGDRQLSVYRFWGTHEINIEEIRDGIIVAGLSKVYSAAKRSIRFINLLGVRSSLVIIDEAHQAIAETYQLILDSLVIPYENTSLLGLTATPGRTWADISADAKLAQFFARCKVTLDVPGYDNPIDYLVAEQYLAKAQYRSLLYDSGLTLTARDLAQIQTDLEIPQYILNRLAEDEQRNLRIILEIENLTYRHQRILVFATSVEHAKLLASVLRTRGFNADAITADTPSYQRERLISSFKDHTPEPKVLCNYGVLTTGFDAPRTSAALIARPTKSLVLYSQMVGRAIRGVKAGGNEIAEIVTVVDSNLPGFGSVAEAFSNWEDVWLNDS, encoded by the coding sequence TTGCTATCAAAAGATACTCGCTCTCACTTATTTGAACTCCTACGACCAAAAGAAGCTGAAATTCTTGCTTTAATCTTAGATGCTCCAGACCATCGAGATGTTTACCAAGCTTTGAAAGAGGTTAAAATTCGTCGTGGTTCCGATCGCGAACGCGCCCTCTTTGACTTCTTTGAACTGAATGTTCCCCAACCTGAAGTAGCAATAGAGGTTCCATCAGCAGAGTTAACCACACCTCAATACTCCTTATTTGCTCACCAACGCCGTGCCGCACAGCAGGTTAAAAAGTACCTTGCCCAAGAACCCCACCGCGTTCTGCTGCATATGCCAACGGGAGCGGGAAAGACACGCACAGCGATGAATATTATTGCTGACCATTTGCGATCGCACGAACCCACCGTTGTTGTTTGGCTAGCCTACAGTGAAGAACTTTGCGAACAAGCTGTTGCTGAATTTCAACGGGCTTGGGGATATTTGGGCGATCGCCAACTGTCGGTTTATCGCTTCTGGGGAACCCACGAAATCAACATAGAGGAGATACGAGACGGTATTATCGTGGCTGGACTCTCTAAAGTGTATAGCGCTGCCAAACGCAGCATCAGATTTATTAACCTACTGGGCGTGCGTTCCTCTTTAGTCATTATTGATGAAGCGCATCAGGCGATCGCTGAAACTTATCAACTCATTCTCGATAGTTTGGTAATTCCCTACGAAAACACATCGCTGCTAGGACTAACAGCTACGCCGGGACGCACTTGGGCAGATATCAGCGCTGATGCCAAACTTGCCCAATTTTTTGCACGCTGCAAAGTCACTCTAGACGTTCCCGGTTACGATAACCCCATAGATTACTTAGTGGCAGAGCAATACCTAGCAAAAGCCCAGTACCGCTCCCTGCTTTACGATAGCGGTTTAACGTTAACTGCACGAGACTTAGCACAAATCCAAACAGATTTAGAAATCCCCCAATACATTCTTAACCGATTAGCAGAAGACGAACAGCGCAACCTACGAATCATTTTAGAAATTGAAAACCTAACCTATCGCCATCAACGAATTCTAGTTTTCGCTACTTCTGTAGAACACGCCAAACTCTTAGCCTCCGTACTACGAACAAGGGGCTTCAACGCAGATGCTATTACTGCGGATACTCCCTCCTATCAGCGAGAACGCTTAATTAGCAGCTTCAAAGACCATACACCAGAACCCAAAGTTCTCTGTAATTATGGTGTCCTGACTACCGGATTTGATGCCCCCCGTACCAGCGCAGCGCTAATTGCGCGTCCTACTAAATCTCTTGTCCTATACAGCCAAATGGTGGGGCGTGCTATTCGAGGAGTGAAAGCTGGAGGCAACGAAATTGCGGAAATCGTCACTGTAGTTGATAGTAACCTACCGGGCTTTGGCTCTGTAGCAGAAGCTTTTAGCAATTGGGAGGATGTTTGGCTGAACGATTCTTAG
- a CDS encoding phosphoadenosine phosphosulfate reductase family protein, translating to MSKKTVRHILGLSGGKDSTALAVLLHKDIPEMEYFFCDTHKELPETYEYIERIKARLGIKIHYLSAKRGFDHWLEIHDGLLPSPQKRWCTVMMKIKPLEEFVGNDEAISYIGIRADENREGYISTKPNIKPVFPFKERRLVKADIFRILEESGIGVPDYYRWRSRSGCFFCFFQRKYEWVMLEQEHPNLFAKAIEYEENHKDGRTYTWTDGETLRELIARKDEIIAKHEKAMSRAKDTKDAPNQSLAEALEAVLEEEDDELPCLVCHL from the coding sequence ATGAGCAAAAAAACAGTTAGGCACATTTTAGGTTTATCCGGAGGAAAGGACAGCACCGCCTTAGCAGTTCTACTGCATAAAGATATTCCAGAAATGGAATATTTCTTTTGCGATACCCACAAAGAACTTCCAGAAACTTATGAATACATAGAGCGGATTAAAGCTCGTCTAGGGATTAAAATTCATTATCTCAGTGCAAAACGAGGATTCGATCATTGGCTGGAAATTCATGATGGCTTGTTACCGTCACCTCAAAAGCGATGGTGTACGGTCATGATGAAAATTAAACCCCTTGAGGAATTTGTAGGGAATGATGAAGCTATTAGTTATATAGGCATTCGTGCAGATGAGAACCGTGAGGGGTATATCTCAACCAAGCCAAATATCAAGCCTGTTTTTCCTTTTAAGGAACGGAGGCTAGTTAAAGCTGATATTTTCCGAATTCTTGAAGAAAGTGGTATCGGGGTTCCAGATTATTATCGCTGGCGCAGTCGCTCTGGTTGCTTTTTCTGCTTTTTCCAACGCAAATATGAGTGGGTAATGTTAGAGCAAGAACACCCTAACTTATTTGCTAAGGCTATTGAGTATGAAGAAAATCATAAGGATGGAAGAACTTATACTTGGACTGATGGTGAAACTTTACGGGAACTAATAGCACGTAAGGATGAAATTATTGCCAAGCATGAAAAGGCAATGAGTAGAGCCAAAGATACAAAAGATGCTCCCAATCAATCACTAGCCGAAGCTTTAGAGGCGGTTTTAGAGGAGGAAGACGATGAATTGCCTTGTTTAGTTTGTCATCTTTAA
- a CDS encoding DUF4007 family protein, translated as MTLGINISSATVEKGVFARHETFHPRFGWLKKGFDRALEDSQVFLRDDATVQLGIGKNMVRSLRYWEAAFKLLQDDEPTEFGQQLLGENGWDTYLEDPASLWLLHWKLLEAPCSATAWDFTFNAFRPVEFTFEELFYQLCDYRDRIIPRIADSSLKKDVSCLLKMYVEQPAKSNGGEESLDCPFTQLGLIHTAGDSRHYTFRIGYKPTLPFEIIVYACLHHSHRFNPTARRIPLAKLLYDPGSPGLVFRLTESAIGEAIEGTARQFKQLGISDVAGKLEFFFEEEPLELAEAILNHYYQRA; from the coding sequence ATGACTCTAGGAATCAATATCAGTAGCGCCACGGTGGAGAAGGGTGTTTTTGCTCGTCATGAAACCTTTCATCCCCGGTTTGGCTGGCTAAAAAAAGGATTTGATCGCGCTCTTGAGGATAGCCAAGTTTTCCTACGAGACGATGCTACCGTGCAATTGGGCATCGGGAAAAACATGGTGCGATCGCTGCGCTATTGGGAAGCGGCGTTTAAGTTACTCCAAGATGACGAACCCACCGAGTTTGGTCAACAACTCCTAGGCGAGAACGGTTGGGACACTTACCTAGAAGATCCGGCTTCCCTGTGGCTCCTGCATTGGAAACTCCTAGAAGCTCCTTGTTCAGCTACCGCTTGGGATTTTACCTTTAACGCTTTTCGCCCGGTGGAATTTACCTTTGAGGAGTTGTTCTACCAGCTTTGCGACTATCGCGATCGCATCATCCCTCGAATCGCCGATTCATCTCTCAAGAAGGATGTAAGCTGCCTGCTCAAAATGTATGTCGAGCAGCCTGCTAAATCCAATGGGGGTGAAGAATCGCTGGATTGTCCGTTTACTCAGCTAGGACTGATTCACACCGCCGGGGATAGCCGTCATTATACGTTTCGGATTGGCTATAAACCCACCCTGCCCTTTGAAATCATTGTTTATGCCTGCCTCCACCACAGCCATCGGTTTAACCCGACAGCACGCCGTATTCCCTTAGCTAAACTGTTGTATGACCCTGGAAGTCCGGGCTTAGTCTTTCGGCTGACTGAAAGCGCCATTGGCGAAGCGATTGAAGGAACGGCTCGTCAATTTAAGCAGTTAGGCATTTCTGACGTAGCTGGTAAGCTGGAATTCTTCTTTGAGGAGGAACCATTAGAATTAGCAGAAGCAATCCTCAACCATTATTACCAGAGAGCATGA